The following nucleotide sequence is from Allocatelliglobosispora scoriae.
CGCGATCGGCATCCGGGTGGCGCGGGGCGTCAGCCTGCACGGATTCGCCATCAACTGCGATCCCGACCTGACCTACTTCGACCGGATCGTGCCCTGCGGCATCAAGGACGCGTCGGTCACGTCCCTCTCCGCGGAGCTGGGCCGAGACGTCACCGTCGACGAGCTCCTCCCGATCGTCGAGCGCCACGCCCCGACTCTCCTCGCGGTCTAGCCCAACGCGGTCCAGCCAGCCCGACGGCGCGGCGTCCGCGCGCCCACTTCCCTGAATTTTAATGCTGGACACGCCGCCCAAAGTGCAACAAAAGTCAGGATCAACTCCAGCGCGAAGTTGATCCTGACTTTTGTTACCGGTTCACCTGCGTGTCCAGCATTAAAATTCAGGGGGTTACCCGGTGCAGGTCGCGGGGGAAGAGGGTGACCTCTCGGATGTTGGACGCGCCGACCAGGCGGGCCACGAAACGCTCCAGGCCGATCGCGAACCCGCCGTGCGGTGGCATCCCGCGCCGGAAGACCTCCAGGAAGTCCGCGTAGGGCTCGATCGCGTCGCCGCGCGCCGCGATAGCCGCGACATAGTCGTCATGGCGATGCAGCCGCTGCGCACCGCTGACCAGTTCCAAACCCCTAAAGAGCAGGTCAAACCCTCGGCTGTACGCCGACCCGCCCGGCTCCGGATGCGTGTAGAACGCCCGCTTGGCGGTCGGGTAACCCTCCACGAAGAGGAAGTCCGACCCGTGTTCGCGCAGCGCCCACTCGCCCAGGGCCCGTTCGTCGGCGGGCGCGAGGTCCAGCTCCGCCGGGTCCGCCCCGGCGATCTTGAGCGCCTCGGCGAAGTGCAGGATCGGGATCTCGGCGGGCACCGTCGGCAGGTCGAAGCCGAAGCCCTGTGCTGATGCGAGCATCCCCGCGAGGACCTCGCGCAGGACCGTCATCACGTCCCGCTGGTCCTCGATGAAGCCGAGTTCCACGTCGAGCGACAGGAACTCCGCCAGGTGCCGGGCAGTGTCGCTGGGCTCAGCCCGGAACGCCGGCCCGACTTCGTAGACGCGCTCGAAGACGCCGACCATCGTCTGCTTGTAGAACTGCGGCGACTGGGCCAGGTAGGCCTTGCGACCGAAGTAGTCCAGCTCGAAGACGTTGGCCCCGGATTCGGTCGCCGAACCGACGATCTTCGGCGTGAAGATCTCGGTGTAACCGGCCTGGTCGAGGGTGGTGCGGAAACCGCGTACCAACGCTGCGGAGAGAGCGAAGACGGCCGTGCGGGACGGATGGCGCAGCGTGACCGCGGCATGGTCGAGCAGGGTCGGCAGCGTGGCCGCCAGCGTCGGACGGTGCAGCTCGACCGGCAGGTCGGTGACCGGCTCGCTCAGCGCGGTGATCTCGGGTTCGGTGAGCTCGGCGCCGCCGGGTGCGGCGGCGTTCGCCACGACCAGGCCGGTGATCTGCACCACGGTCTCCTCGCCGAGGAGTTCGAGCTGAGCGCGGACGGCCGGGTCGGTGACGAGCACCTGGGCCAGCCCGGCGCGGTCGCGCAGGATCAGGAAAGCGACGGATTTGAGCAGTCTGCGGCGGTGAATCCAGCCGGCGATCGTGACTTTCCGCCCGGCATGGGACGCCAGGGCTTCAGACAGGATGCGTTGCATGGGTGGTCCTCCTCGTCTCGCGCAACGCGATCCCCAGGAGGTGTGGGCGAATGGGTCCCTCGCGGTGCCACCACACCTTTATCCCGCCCGGAGGCGGGACCTCTTCGACCAGTGTGACGGAGGTCAATCCGGTGGGGTTCTAATGGCACAAGCCCTCTTCCCCACGGCTCTGAGCTGGTCCGCCCGGTCGTCACTCGTCGACTCAGCCCGTCATCGCCTTGTTCCGGTGACCATAGCAAGGGTCATTCCGGTCACTCAAGTGGTTTGAGCGGGTGTCGGCACGCGTAGGCTGGCCCACGTGACCATCGCCGTTCCCGAGGGCCGTCGCCTGCTGCGCATCGAGGCCCGTAACGCTGAGACACCCATCGAGCGCAAGCCCGACTGGATCAAGGTCAAGGCCAAGATGGGACCTGAATACACGCAGCTCCACGGCCTCGTGCGCCGCGAAGGCCTGCACACGGTCTGCCAGGAGGCCGGTTGCCCCAACATCTACGAGTGCTGGGAGGACCGCGAGGCGACCTTCCTCATCGGCGGCGACCAGTGCACCCGGCGCTGTGACTTCTGCCAGATCGACACCGGCAAGCCGGCCGAGTTCGACGCCGACGAGCCCCGGCGCGTCGCCGAGTCGGTCGCGACGATGCAGCTGCGCTACGCGACGATCACCGGTGTCGCCCGCGACGACCTGCCCGACGGCGGCTCCTGGCTCTACGCCGAGACGGTTCGCCAGATCCACTCGCTCGTCGAGGGGTGCGGCGTCGAGCTGCTCATCCCCGACTTCAACGCGGTCCCCGAGCAGCTCGCCGAGGTCTTCAGCTCGCGGCCCGAGGTGCTCGCGCACAACCTGGAGACGGTGCCCCGGATCTTCAAGCGGATCCGCCCGGCGTTCCGCTACGAGCGGTCCCTCGAAGTGATCTCGGCGGCCCGTGCGGCCGGTCTCGTCACCAAGTCCAACCTGATCCTGGGCATGGGCGAGGAGCGCGCCGAGGTCTCCGAGGCCCTGCGCGACCTGCACGCCGCCGGTTGCGAGCTGATCACCATCACGCAGTACCTGCGCCCCAGCACCCGGCACCACCCGGTCACCCGCTGGGTGAAGCCGGAGGAGTTCGTCGAGCTCCAGGCCGAGGCCGAGGAGATCGGTTTCGCCGGTGCGCTGAGCGGTCCGCTGGTGCGCTCCTCCTACCGGGCCGGTCGTCTGTTCCAGCAGGCCATCGCTGCTCGCGCCGCCTGATCCGCATCACAGTGCCGGAAGCCTCACTCCGCTGCTTCCGGCTCGGCAGCACGGCTACACTCTCTCCTCATGGCGACGGCAAAACCCCAGGAAAAGATCAGCTTCTTCCAACGACTGAAGCAGATCGGTCAGGTCTTCACGTTCACCGCGAAGCAGGACCGCTGGTTCGTCCCGCTGGTCGTCGCTGCGGTGCTCATCCCCATCGCGCTGACCGTTCTCCTGGTCGGGCTGCTGGGGAGCTGGGTCTGGATCCCGCTGGGCATCCTGACCACGCTGCTCGCCGTGCTGATCGTGCTGAACCTGCGTTCCAACACCGCGATGATGAGCTCACTGGAGGGCCAGCCGGGTGCCGGCGCCCAGGTGCTCACCACGCTGCGGGGAGACTGGCGGTTCAAGGCCGAGCAGCCGCTCGCCTTCACCGTGCAGAACGACTTCGTGCACCTGGTGATCGGCAAGCCGGGTGTGATCCTGCTCGCCGAGGGTGAGCCGTCCCGGGTGAAGCCGCTGCTCTCCGAGCAGAAGCGCCGCCTGGGCAAGGTGATCGGCAACGCCCCGCTCTACGACATCATCGTCGGCAACGCCGAGGGCATGGTCCCGCTCCGCAAGCTCCGCACCCACCTGACGAAGCTGCCGAGGAACCTCTCCGGCAAAGAGGTGAACGCCCTGGACCGGGCGCTGACGGCCCTGACCGCCCGCCCCGCGATGCCCAAGGGCGGCATCCCCAAGGAGTTCCGCCCGCCGAAGGGCGCCCAGCGCCAAATGCGCGGCCGCTGACCCCAACACCGCCCCGCCCGCCGTCCCGCCGACCTAATTCGCGTTGATCAAGGGAAGACTCGCCGCATATCGGGCACCCGAGATGGTGAGTCTTCCCTTGATCAACGCGAATTTTCTTATGGGATCTTCGTCCAGATGCCGCAGCCCTGGGACTGGAACGCCTTGTCGCCCTCGCGGATCGTGACCACCGCCTGGGCGCCGGGCTGGCTCAGGCCGTTGGCGAGGAGCGCGTCCGAGGTTCCGTCCGTGCTGGCCAGCCGGGCCCAGTAGCAGCCGACCGAGTCCTCGGGCACCCGAGCCTTGTACTCCCCCGGCTCGACGTCGCTGCCGACGAGCCACGTGCCGTCGCCGAACCCCTTGCCGGAGGGCGATGGCGTGGGTGACGGCTCGGTGGGGCTGGGGCTCGCCTCCGGGGTCGGCGCTGCCGCGCTCGCGACCACCGCCGACGGTCCGGCCGCGACCTTGTCGTTGTGGCGGCGGACCATCGCCGTGCCGATGAACCCGGCGGCGACGCAGAGCCCGCAGAGCAGGGCGACGGAGCCGAAGATCAACAGCATGATCAAACCGGCGGATGGGCGTTTGCGCTCCGGCGGACCGGACACAGGCGGATATTCCGGCAACGACGCGTCAGACATCACTGCCTCCTCGGAGCGTCTTCGCCAACGGCCTGACCTCACGGTAGGCCGTCCGACACGCCCGGCGCAGAGATCAGCCGATACGCGTACGCGCAGGTCAGAACCCCGCTACAGTGCCTTGCTCAGGCGGGGACGACGATCGATCGGGCAGCCCGGTCGTGCAGACCCCGACGCTGTCCGTCCATGATCAGCGCGGGGATCACCAGGGCGAGCAGGAACCCGCGCAGGGCACCCCGCAGCACGCCGATCGAGCCGTTGTCGTCGACGTCCACGCAGCGCAGCTTCATGACCCGCATGCCGGGTGTCTGAGCGAAGAAGCCCAGGAAAACGGCGTACACGAGGATGAGAATGACCACCGGCGGCCAGGCCACGACCCGGGGGTCGGCGTAGAAGCCGGCGACGAGGAGGCAGAGCACCCAGTCGATCAGGAGCGCGCCGAAGCGACGGCCGAGGGACGGGGTAGCCTCGGTCACGGTTTCCGGCATGGTCTCGGTCACCCGGTGAGCGTACCGGCAGGTGGTATTTGTGCTCCCGGGGGACCGTGTAACACGGTGGAAACAAAGGCGACACGACTGGGCAATCCGATCCTCGTACCGTCGCGACCAGCCAACGGCCACCGCGCAAGTCAACGAACGCCTTCCGCCCGTGACCGCGAGCGACCTGACTAATGCCACTGCCAGGAGGACGTTTTGTTCGCCAATTCCGATGAGCTCCTGCGGTACCTGCAGACCGAGAACGTGCGGTTTGTCGACGTCCGGTTCTGCGACCTGCCGGGCCAGATGCAGTTCTTCACGGTGCCGGTCGAGTCGTTCGACGCGGCCGTCTTCACCGACGGGCTCGCCTTCGACGGTTCGTCGATCCGCGGTTTCCAGCAGATCCACGAGTCGGACATGCTTCTGCTGCCGGACGTGACGACCGCGTTCATCGACCCGTTCCGGGTGCAGAAGACGCTCGCGCTCAACTTCTTCTGCCACGACCCGTTCACGCGTGAGTCCTACTCCCGTGACCCGCGCAACGTGGCCCGGAAGGCCGAGTCC
It contains:
- the aspS gene encoding aspartate--tRNA(Asn) ligase; the protein is MQRILSEALASHAGRKVTIAGWIHRRRLLKSVAFLILRDRAGLAQVLVTDPAVRAQLELLGEETVVQITGLVVANAAAPGGAELTEPEITALSEPVTDLPVELHRPTLAATLPTLLDHAAVTLRHPSRTAVFALSAALVRGFRTTLDQAGYTEIFTPKIVGSATESGANVFELDYFGRKAYLAQSPQFYKQTMVGVFERVYEVGPAFRAEPSDTARHLAEFLSLDVELGFIEDQRDVMTVLREVLAGMLASAQGFGFDLPTVPAEIPILHFAEALKIAGADPAELDLAPADERALGEWALREHGSDFLFVEGYPTAKRAFYTHPEPGGSAYSRGFDLLFRGLELVSGAQRLHRHDDYVAAIAARGDAIEPYADFLEVFRRGMPPHGGFAIGLERFVARLVGASNIREVTLFPRDLHRVTP
- the lipA gene encoding lipoyl synthase, whose translation is MTIAVPEGRRLLRIEARNAETPIERKPDWIKVKAKMGPEYTQLHGLVRREGLHTVCQEAGCPNIYECWEDREATFLIGGDQCTRRCDFCQIDTGKPAEFDADEPRRVAESVATMQLRYATITGVARDDLPDGGSWLYAETVRQIHSLVEGCGVELLIPDFNAVPEQLAEVFSSRPEVLAHNLETVPRIFKRIRPAFRYERSLEVISAARAAGLVTKSNLILGMGEERAEVSEALRDLHAAGCELITITQYLRPSTRHHPVTRWVKPEEFVELQAEAEEIGFAGALSGPLVRSSYRAGRLFQQAIAARAA
- a CDS encoding DUF4191 domain-containing protein gives rise to the protein MATAKPQEKISFFQRLKQIGQVFTFTAKQDRWFVPLVVAAVLIPIALTVLLVGLLGSWVWIPLGILTTLLAVLIVLNLRSNTAMMSSLEGQPGAGAQVLTTLRGDWRFKAEQPLAFTVQNDFVHLVIGKPGVILLAEGEPSRVKPLLSEQKRRLGKVIGNAPLYDIIVGNAEGMVPLRKLRTHLTKLPRNLSGKEVNALDRALTALTARPAMPKGGIPKEFRPPKGAQRQMRGR
- a CDS encoding RDD family protein translates to MPETVTEATPSLGRRFGALLIDWVLCLLVAGFYADPRVVAWPPVVILILVYAVFLGFFAQTPGMRVMKLRCVDVDDNGSIGVLRGALRGFLLALVIPALIMDGQRRGLHDRAARSIVVPA